The following coding sequences lie in one Vicugna pacos chromosome 5, VicPac4, whole genome shotgun sequence genomic window:
- the IWS1 gene encoding protein IWS1 homolog isoform X2, translating into MDSEYYGGDQSDDGGATPVQDERDSGSDVEDDVNEQHSGSDTGSVERHSENEPSDREDGLNKRHPATDSENEEPSNLNASDSESEELQRQKDSDSESEEHAEPPASDSENGGPSRHGSDSESEETRKLPASDSENEQLLNGHASDSENEDVTKHAASDSEGDELPKSPASDSETEDALKPQVSDSESEEPPRHQASDSENEELPKPRISDSESEELPKPRVSDSESEEPQRTQASDSENEELPKPRVSDSESEDPPRHQASDSENEELPKPRVSDSESEDPPRNQASDSENEELPKPQVSDSESEGPQKGPASDSETEDASRHKAKPGSDEDSDGENKGEDAETQNASSLSDARVDRKRLSSSDSEEEGPKRPKIDSDEEEEKEGEEEKVAKRKAAVLSDSEDEEKASKKSRVVSDADDSDSDVISDKSGKREKAIASDSEEEAGKEELSDKKNEEKDLFGSDSESGNEEENLIADIFGESGDEEEEEFTGFNQEDLEEEKSETQIKEAEDSDSDDNIKRGKHMDFLSDFEMMLQRKKSMSGKRRRNRDGGTFISDADDVVSAMIVKMNEAAEEDRQLNNQKKPALKKLTLLPTVVMHLKKQDLKETFIDSGVMSAIKEWLSPLPDRSLPALKIREELLKILQELPSVSQETLKHSGIGRAVMYLYKHPKESRSNKDMAGKLINEWSRPIFGLTSNYKGMTREEREQRDLEQMPQRRRMSSTGGQTPRRDLEKVLTGEEKALRPGDPGFCARARVPMPSNKDYVVRPKWNVEMESSRFQGTSKKGISRLDKQMRKFTDIRKKSRSAHAVKISIEGNKMPL; encoded by the exons ATGGACTCGGAATATTACGGTGGCGACCAGTCAG ATGATGGTGGCGCTACCCCAGTACAGGATGAACGGGATTCAGGGTCAGACGTTGAGGATGATGTAAATGAGCAGCACTCTGGATCAGACACTGGAAGTGTAGAACGTCATTCGGAG AATGAACCTAGTGATCGAGAAGATGGCCTCAACAAAAGACATCCTGCAACAGACTCGGAGAACGAGGAGCCATCCAACCTCAACGCCAGTGACTCGGAAAGTGAGGAGCTCCAGAGGCAGAAGGACAGCGACTCCGAGTCTGAAGAGCATGCAGAGCCACCTGCGAGTGATTCTGAAAACGGGGGCCCCAGTCGCCATGGGAGCGACTCCGAGAGCGAGGAGACCCGGAAGCTGCCGGCCAGTGACTCTGAAAACGAGCAACTTCTTAATGGGCACGCAAGTGACTCCGAAAATGAAGACGTTACAAAGCACGCTGCCAGTGACTCCGAGGGTGACGAGCTCCCAAAGAGTCCCGCCAGTGACTCGGAAACAGAGGACGCGCTAAAACCTCAAGTTAGTGACTCCGAGAGTGAGGAGCCCCCAAGGCACCAGGCCAGCGACTCTGAAAATGAGGAGCTTCCCAAACCCCGGATCAGTGATTCGGAAAGTGAGGAGCTTCCCAAACCCCGGGTCAGTGACTCCGAGAGTGAGGAACCTCAGAGGACTCAGGCCAGTGACTCTGAAAACGAGGAGCTTCCCAAGCCCCGGGTCAGTGACTCCGAGAGTGAGGACCCGCCGAGGCACCAGGCCAGCGACTCGGAAAACGAGGAGCTTCCCAAACCCCGAGTCAGTGATTCAGAAAGTGAAGACCCCCCGAGGAACCAGGCCAGTGATTCTGAAAATGAGGAACTTCCCAAACCCCAAGTCAGTGACTCTGAGAGCGAGGGGCCCCAGAAGGGGCCTGCCAGTGATTCAGAAACCGAGGATGCCTCCCGACACAAAGCAAAGCCGGGCTCCGACGAGGACAGTGATGGGGAGAACAAGGGGGAGGACGCGGAAACACAGAACGCGTCCTCTCTCTCAGACGCGCGTGTGGACCGGAAACGGCTCAGCAGTTCTGACAGCGAGGAGGAGGGACCTAAAAGGCCCAAAATCGAcagtgatgaggaggaggaaaaagaaggggaggaggagaaagtagCAAAGCGAAAAGCCGCTGTGCTTTCCGACAGTGAAGATGAGGAGAAAGCAT CAAAGAAGAGTCGAGTTGTCTCTGATGCAGATGACTCTGACAGTGATGTTATATCCGACAAgtcaggaaaaagagagaaggcaaTAGCCTCTGACAGtgaagaagaagcagggaaagaaGAGCTGTCtgacaagaaaaatgaagagaaggaCCTGTTTGGGAGTGACAGTGAGTCAGGGAATGAGGAAGA AAATCTTATTGCAGACATATTTGGAGAATCTGGtgatgaagaggaagaagaatttACA GGTTTTAACCAGGaagatttggaagaagaaaaaagtgaaacacAGATAAAAGAAGCAGAAGATTCAGATTCTGATGATAACATTAAGAGAGGAAAACA CATGGACTTCCTGTCGGACTTTGAGATGATGCTGCAGCGGaaaaagagcatgagtggcaagcGTAGGCGTAACCGCGATGGGGGCACTTTTATCAGTGACGCAGACGACGTCGTGAGCGCCATGATCGTCAAGATGAATGAAGCGGCCGAG GAAGACAGACAGTTGAATAATCAAAAAAAGCCAGCACtgaaaaaattaacattattaCCTACTGTGGTCATGCACCTTAAGAa GCAGGACcttaaagaaacatttattgacagTGGTGTGATGTCTGCCATCAAAGAGTGGCTCTCCCCTCTGCCAGACAGGAGTTTGCCAGCACTAAAGATTCGAGAAGAGCTGTTGAAGATTCTGCAAGAG CTACCGAGTGTGAGCCAGGAGACCCTGAAGCACAGCGGGATTGGACGAGCAGTGATGTATCTGTACAAGCACCCCAAGGAGTCCCGGTCCAACAAGGACATGGCGGGGAAGTTAATCA ATGAATGGTCTCGGCCTATATTTGGTCTTACCTCAAACTACAAAGGAATGACAAGAGAGGAGAGGGAGCAAAGAGACCTAGAGCAGATGCCTCAGCGGCGAAGAATGAGCAG CACTGGTGGTCAGACACCCCGAAGAGATCTGGAAAAGGTGCTGACAGGAGAGGAAAA
- the IWS1 gene encoding protein IWS1 homolog isoform X3, translated as MDSEYYGGDQSDDGGATPVQDERDSGSDVEDDVNEQHSGSDTGSVERHSENEPSDREDGLNKRHPATDSENEEPSNLNASDSESEELQRQKDSDSESEEHAEPPASDSENGGPSRHGSDSESEETRKLPASDSENEQLLNGHASDSENEDVTKHAASDSEGDELPKSPASDSETEDALKPQVSDSESEEPPRHQASDSENEELPKPRISDSESEELPKPRVSDSESEEPQRTQASDSENEELPKPRVSDSESEDPPRHQASDSENEELPKPRVSDSESEDPPRNQASDSENEELPKPQVSDSESEGPQKGPASDSETEDASRHKAKPGSDEDSDGENKGEDAETQNASSLSDARVDRKRLSSSDSEEEGPKRPKIDSDEEEEKEGEEEKVAKRKAAVLSDSEDEEKASAKKSRVVSDADDSDSDVISDKSGKREKAIASDSEEEAGKEELSDKKNEEKDLFGSDSESGNEEENLIADIFGESGDEEEEEFTGFNQEDLEEEKSETQIKEAEDSDSDDNIKRGKHMDFLSDFEMMLQRKKSMSGKRRRNRDGGTFISDADDVVSAMIVKMNEAAEEDRQLNNQKKPALKKLTLLPTVVMHLKKQDLKETFIDSGVMSAIKEWLSPLPDRSLPALKIREELLKILQELPSVSQETLKHSGIGRAVMYLYKHPKESRSNKDMAGKLINEWSRPIFGLTSNYKGMTREEREQRDLEQMPQRRRMSSTGGQTPRRDLEKVLTGEEKALRPGDPGFCARARVPMPSNKDYVVRPKWNVEMESSRPGILKKGLSRLEKHKRRFAEQKRLSKVHRAVKFSIEGNRMPL; from the exons ATGGACTCGGAATATTACGGTGGCGACCAGTCAG ATGATGGTGGCGCTACCCCAGTACAGGATGAACGGGATTCAGGGTCAGACGTTGAGGATGATGTAAATGAGCAGCACTCTGGATCAGACACTGGAAGTGTAGAACGTCATTCGGAG AATGAACCTAGTGATCGAGAAGATGGCCTCAACAAAAGACATCCTGCAACAGACTCGGAGAACGAGGAGCCATCCAACCTCAACGCCAGTGACTCGGAAAGTGAGGAGCTCCAGAGGCAGAAGGACAGCGACTCCGAGTCTGAAGAGCATGCAGAGCCACCTGCGAGTGATTCTGAAAACGGGGGCCCCAGTCGCCATGGGAGCGACTCCGAGAGCGAGGAGACCCGGAAGCTGCCGGCCAGTGACTCTGAAAACGAGCAACTTCTTAATGGGCACGCAAGTGACTCCGAAAATGAAGACGTTACAAAGCACGCTGCCAGTGACTCCGAGGGTGACGAGCTCCCAAAGAGTCCCGCCAGTGACTCGGAAACAGAGGACGCGCTAAAACCTCAAGTTAGTGACTCCGAGAGTGAGGAGCCCCCAAGGCACCAGGCCAGCGACTCTGAAAATGAGGAGCTTCCCAAACCCCGGATCAGTGATTCGGAAAGTGAGGAGCTTCCCAAACCCCGGGTCAGTGACTCCGAGAGTGAGGAACCTCAGAGGACTCAGGCCAGTGACTCTGAAAACGAGGAGCTTCCCAAGCCCCGGGTCAGTGACTCCGAGAGTGAGGACCCGCCGAGGCACCAGGCCAGCGACTCGGAAAACGAGGAGCTTCCCAAACCCCGAGTCAGTGATTCAGAAAGTGAAGACCCCCCGAGGAACCAGGCCAGTGATTCTGAAAATGAGGAACTTCCCAAACCCCAAGTCAGTGACTCTGAGAGCGAGGGGCCCCAGAAGGGGCCTGCCAGTGATTCAGAAACCGAGGATGCCTCCCGACACAAAGCAAAGCCGGGCTCCGACGAGGACAGTGATGGGGAGAACAAGGGGGAGGACGCGGAAACACAGAACGCGTCCTCTCTCTCAGACGCGCGTGTGGACCGGAAACGGCTCAGCAGTTCTGACAGCGAGGAGGAGGGACCTAAAAGGCCCAAAATCGAcagtgatgaggaggaggaaaaagaaggggaggaggagaaagtagCAAAGCGAAAAGCCGCTGTGCTTTCCGACAGTGAAGATGAGGAGAAAGCAT CAGCAAAGAAGAGTCGAGTTGTCTCTGATGCAGATGACTCTGACAGTGATGTTATATCCGACAAgtcaggaaaaagagagaaggcaaTAGCCTCTGACAGtgaagaagaagcagggaaagaaGAGCTGTCtgacaagaaaaatgaagagaaggaCCTGTTTGGGAGTGACAGTGAGTCAGGGAATGAGGAAGA AAATCTTATTGCAGACATATTTGGAGAATCTGGtgatgaagaggaagaagaatttACA GGTTTTAACCAGGaagatttggaagaagaaaaaagtgaaacacAGATAAAAGAAGCAGAAGATTCAGATTCTGATGATAACATTAAGAGAGGAAAACA CATGGACTTCCTGTCGGACTTTGAGATGATGCTGCAGCGGaaaaagagcatgagtggcaagcGTAGGCGTAACCGCGATGGGGGCACTTTTATCAGTGACGCAGACGACGTCGTGAGCGCCATGATCGTCAAGATGAATGAAGCGGCCGAG GAAGACAGACAGTTGAATAATCAAAAAAAGCCAGCACtgaaaaaattaacattattaCCTACTGTGGTCATGCACCTTAAGAa GCAGGACcttaaagaaacatttattgacagTGGTGTGATGTCTGCCATCAAAGAGTGGCTCTCCCCTCTGCCAGACAGGAGTTTGCCAGCACTAAAGATTCGAGAAGAGCTGTTGAAGATTCTGCAAGAG CTACCGAGTGTGAGCCAGGAGACCCTGAAGCACAGCGGGATTGGACGAGCAGTGATGTATCTGTACAAGCACCCCAAGGAGTCCCGGTCCAACAAGGACATGGCGGGGAAGTTAATCA ATGAATGGTCTCGGCCTATATTTGGTCTTACCTCAAACTACAAAGGAATGACAAGAGAGGAGAGGGAGCAAAGAGACCTAGAGCAGATGCCTCAGCGGCGAAGAATGAGCAG CACTGGTGGTCAGACACCCCGAAGAGATCTGGAAAAGGTGCTGACAGGAGAGGAAAA
- the IWS1 gene encoding protein IWS1 homolog isoform X1, whose protein sequence is MDSEYYGGDQSDDGGATPVQDERDSGSDVEDDVNEQHSGSDTGSVERHSENEPSDREDGLNKRHPATDSENEEPSNLNASDSESEELQRQKDSDSESEEHAEPPASDSENGGPSRHGSDSESEETRKLPASDSENEQLLNGHASDSENEDVTKHAASDSEGDELPKSPASDSETEDALKPQVSDSESEEPPRHQASDSENEELPKPRISDSESEELPKPRVSDSESEEPQRTQASDSENEELPKPRVSDSESEDPPRHQASDSENEELPKPRVSDSESEDPPRNQASDSENEELPKPQVSDSESEGPQKGPASDSETEDASRHKAKPGSDEDSDGENKGEDAETQNASSLSDARVDRKRLSSSDSEEEGPKRPKIDSDEEEEKEGEEEKVAKRKAAVLSDSEDEEKASAKKSRVVSDADDSDSDVISDKSGKREKAIASDSEEEAGKEELSDKKNEEKDLFGSDSESGNEEENLIADIFGESGDEEEEEFTGFNQEDLEEEKSETQIKEAEDSDSDDNIKRGKHMDFLSDFEMMLQRKKSMSGKRRRNRDGGTFISDADDVVSAMIVKMNEAAEEDRQLNNQKKPALKKLTLLPTVVMHLKKQDLKETFIDSGVMSAIKEWLSPLPDRSLPALKIREELLKILQELPSVSQETLKHSGIGRAVMYLYKHPKESRSNKDMAGKLINEWSRPIFGLTSNYKGMTREEREQRDLEQMPQRRRMSSTGGQTPRRDLEKVLTGEEKALRPGDPGFCARARVPMPSNKDYVVRPKWNVEMESSRFQGTSKKGISRLDKQMRKFTDIRKKSRSAHAVKISIEGNKMPL, encoded by the exons ATGGACTCGGAATATTACGGTGGCGACCAGTCAG ATGATGGTGGCGCTACCCCAGTACAGGATGAACGGGATTCAGGGTCAGACGTTGAGGATGATGTAAATGAGCAGCACTCTGGATCAGACACTGGAAGTGTAGAACGTCATTCGGAG AATGAACCTAGTGATCGAGAAGATGGCCTCAACAAAAGACATCCTGCAACAGACTCGGAGAACGAGGAGCCATCCAACCTCAACGCCAGTGACTCGGAAAGTGAGGAGCTCCAGAGGCAGAAGGACAGCGACTCCGAGTCTGAAGAGCATGCAGAGCCACCTGCGAGTGATTCTGAAAACGGGGGCCCCAGTCGCCATGGGAGCGACTCCGAGAGCGAGGAGACCCGGAAGCTGCCGGCCAGTGACTCTGAAAACGAGCAACTTCTTAATGGGCACGCAAGTGACTCCGAAAATGAAGACGTTACAAAGCACGCTGCCAGTGACTCCGAGGGTGACGAGCTCCCAAAGAGTCCCGCCAGTGACTCGGAAACAGAGGACGCGCTAAAACCTCAAGTTAGTGACTCCGAGAGTGAGGAGCCCCCAAGGCACCAGGCCAGCGACTCTGAAAATGAGGAGCTTCCCAAACCCCGGATCAGTGATTCGGAAAGTGAGGAGCTTCCCAAACCCCGGGTCAGTGACTCCGAGAGTGAGGAACCTCAGAGGACTCAGGCCAGTGACTCTGAAAACGAGGAGCTTCCCAAGCCCCGGGTCAGTGACTCCGAGAGTGAGGACCCGCCGAGGCACCAGGCCAGCGACTCGGAAAACGAGGAGCTTCCCAAACCCCGAGTCAGTGATTCAGAAAGTGAAGACCCCCCGAGGAACCAGGCCAGTGATTCTGAAAATGAGGAACTTCCCAAACCCCAAGTCAGTGACTCTGAGAGCGAGGGGCCCCAGAAGGGGCCTGCCAGTGATTCAGAAACCGAGGATGCCTCCCGACACAAAGCAAAGCCGGGCTCCGACGAGGACAGTGATGGGGAGAACAAGGGGGAGGACGCGGAAACACAGAACGCGTCCTCTCTCTCAGACGCGCGTGTGGACCGGAAACGGCTCAGCAGTTCTGACAGCGAGGAGGAGGGACCTAAAAGGCCCAAAATCGAcagtgatgaggaggaggaaaaagaaggggaggaggagaaagtagCAAAGCGAAAAGCCGCTGTGCTTTCCGACAGTGAAGATGAGGAGAAAGCAT CAGCAAAGAAGAGTCGAGTTGTCTCTGATGCAGATGACTCTGACAGTGATGTTATATCCGACAAgtcaggaaaaagagagaaggcaaTAGCCTCTGACAGtgaagaagaagcagggaaagaaGAGCTGTCtgacaagaaaaatgaagagaaggaCCTGTTTGGGAGTGACAGTGAGTCAGGGAATGAGGAAGA AAATCTTATTGCAGACATATTTGGAGAATCTGGtgatgaagaggaagaagaatttACA GGTTTTAACCAGGaagatttggaagaagaaaaaagtgaaacacAGATAAAAGAAGCAGAAGATTCAGATTCTGATGATAACATTAAGAGAGGAAAACA CATGGACTTCCTGTCGGACTTTGAGATGATGCTGCAGCGGaaaaagagcatgagtggcaagcGTAGGCGTAACCGCGATGGGGGCACTTTTATCAGTGACGCAGACGACGTCGTGAGCGCCATGATCGTCAAGATGAATGAAGCGGCCGAG GAAGACAGACAGTTGAATAATCAAAAAAAGCCAGCACtgaaaaaattaacattattaCCTACTGTGGTCATGCACCTTAAGAa GCAGGACcttaaagaaacatttattgacagTGGTGTGATGTCTGCCATCAAAGAGTGGCTCTCCCCTCTGCCAGACAGGAGTTTGCCAGCACTAAAGATTCGAGAAGAGCTGTTGAAGATTCTGCAAGAG CTACCGAGTGTGAGCCAGGAGACCCTGAAGCACAGCGGGATTGGACGAGCAGTGATGTATCTGTACAAGCACCCCAAGGAGTCCCGGTCCAACAAGGACATGGCGGGGAAGTTAATCA ATGAATGGTCTCGGCCTATATTTGGTCTTACCTCAAACTACAAAGGAATGACAAGAGAGGAGAGGGAGCAAAGAGACCTAGAGCAGATGCCTCAGCGGCGAAGAATGAGCAG CACTGGTGGTCAGACACCCCGAAGAGATCTGGAAAAGGTGCTGACAGGAGAGGAAAA